From a single Fusobacterium ulcerans ATCC 49185 genomic region:
- a CDS encoding DUF1847 domain-containing protein, whose translation MYTCDVCTKYVCRTGNLAEAPLNCPCRELDNIEEIKKFYLEKENMKLAHNSALVESEGYCKQTRVEEIINFANKCGYKKLGLAFCVGLSKEAKLFASILRNQGFTVESLSCKNGSVLKEFINISNEEQVRPCTYEPMCNPIGQAKLLNQSGTELNILLGLCVGHDSLFLKHSEAPVTVFAVKDRVLGHNPLAAIYMAEGYYKKKLFK comes from the coding sequence ATGTACACTTGTGATGTTTGTACTAAATACGTTTGCAGAACTGGGAATCTTGCTGAAGCTCCTCTTAATTGCCCATGCAGAGAACTTGACAACATAGAGGAAATCAAAAAATTCTATCTTGAAAAAGAAAATATGAAGCTTGCTCATAATTCAGCCCTTGTCGAAAGTGAAGGGTATTGTAAACAGACAAGAGTAGAAGAAATAATAAATTTTGCTAATAAATGCGGGTATAAAAAACTTGGTCTTGCATTTTGTGTAGGTCTTTCAAAAGAGGCTAAACTTTTTGCTTCTATCCTTAGAAATCAGGGCTTTACAGTGGAATCTTTATCATGCAAAAATGGGTCTGTCCTCAAAGAATTTATCAATATCTCTAATGAAGAGCAGGTAAGACCTTGTACTTATGAACCTATGTGTAATCCTATTGGTCAGGCAAAACTTTTAAATCAGTCTGGAACTGAATTAAATATACTTTTAGGACTTTGTGTAGGACATGACTCTTTATTCCTGAAACATTCTGAAGCTCCTGTTACAGTGTTTGCAGTAAAAGACAGAGTTCTAGGTCACAATCCTCTTGCTGCTATATATATGGCTGAAGGATATTATAAGAAAAAACTTTTTAAATAA
- a CDS encoding GntR family transcriptional regulator, translated as MKKLKSDSPIPLYYQLREIIRDKIMNEDWGYGTEIPSELKLCDEFNLCRATVKQAMDGLVNEGLIVRKKGKGSFVVYQKITENFLLEPAFSKKSGEAGLNDYSTVIFSDFTETDRRMQKVLELEENGEVYQIERLHYIDGKPVLLDTHYINPKWAGNISKEDIREIAVYKYIENTYEKSFTNYKIGVQAIMLDQYEKEQLDFPEIPTGMVVECLSFIGKEPVVFNRRTYRGDRCDLCLEFIAVNQKMEVVNSEISIEERNGKRH; from the coding sequence ATTATCAGCTCAGAGAAATCATAAGAGATAAAATAATGAATGAAGATTGGGGATATGGAACAGAGATACCTTCAGAATTGAAGCTTTGTGATGAGTTTAATTTATGCAGAGCCACAGTAAAACAGGCAATGGATGGTCTTGTAAATGAGGGACTTATTGTAAGGAAAAAAGGAAAGGGATCTTTTGTAGTCTATCAAAAGATTACAGAAAATTTTCTGCTAGAACCAGCTTTCAGCAAAAAAAGTGGAGAAGCAGGACTGAATGATTACTCAACAGTGATTTTTTCAGATTTTACAGAAACAGACAGAAGAATGCAAAAAGTATTGGAGCTAGAAGAGAATGGAGAGGTGTATCAAATAGAGAGGCTTCATTATATAGACGGAAAACCAGTTCTTTTAGATACACACTATATCAATCCTAAATGGGCAGGAAATATTTCAAAGGAAGATATTAGAGAAATAGCTGTATATAAATATATTGAAAATACCTATGAAAAAAGTTTTACTAATTATAAAATAGGGGTACAGGCAATAATGCTTGATCAATATGAAAAAGAGCAGCTTGATTTTCCAGAAATTCCTACAGGGATGGTAGTAGAATGTCTGTCATTTATAGGGAAAGAGCCTGTAGTATTCAACAGGAGAACTTATAGAGGAGATAGATGTGATCTTTGTTTAGAATTCATAGCTGTTAATCAAAAAATGGAAGTTGTCAATTCAGAGATTTCTATTGAAGAGAGAAATGGAAAACGTCATTAA
- a CDS encoding dicarboxylate/amino acid:cation symporter, producing the protein MLKKKIGLANKILIGMILGAIAGLVIGPKITAIAVVGDVFLRLLRMSVVPLIFANVVLAVAGMGDLRRLGKIGVKLVVIFLATTFVAAGIGLFSALVIKPGVGFVMTDVSGIVEKGAPTVSSVILGFFPVNIMQSFSEGNMLQIITFAIFSGIAILLLKEEDKKRVLDMFGTLSRFIMMILKFVMGFTPYGVFALMATTTGKYGTDILGPLGKFIITIYIGLIIHAFVVYGGMYLAASGKSPIAFYKKIAPVWTTSFATCSTAATIPVSIKVCEDELKLKKDIAGFTIPVGATMNMDGNGLWYGVVAVFVSQVLGIEMSLYQMFIAVFTGVLMTLGSPGIPGGIFVATTIFLTTLGLPIEFVGLLGGIFRIMDMGITTVNVVGSVVVAAVLDAGERKNEQREAVEEG; encoded by the coding sequence ATGTTAAAGAAGAAGATAGGATTGGCCAATAAGATATTGATTGGTATGATTCTGGGGGCAATAGCTGGACTTGTTATAGGACCAAAAATAACGGCAATAGCTGTCGTTGGGGATGTATTTTTAAGACTTCTTAGAATGTCAGTTGTACCTCTTATTTTTGCCAATGTTGTTTTGGCAGTAGCAGGTATGGGAGATTTGAGACGTCTTGGGAAGATTGGAGTTAAACTTGTTGTTATCTTTTTAGCTACAACATTTGTTGCAGCAGGTATTGGATTATTTTCTGCTCTTGTGATAAAACCAGGGGTAGGATTTGTAATGACAGATGTCAGTGGAATAGTTGAAAAAGGGGCTCCTACTGTAAGCAGTGTTATTTTAGGATTTTTCCCTGTTAATATAATGCAGTCATTCTCAGAAGGAAATATGCTTCAGATAATTACTTTTGCTATATTTTCTGGTATAGCTATCCTTCTATTAAAAGAAGAGGACAAAAAACGTGTGTTGGATATGTTTGGAACTCTTTCTCGTTTCATAATGATGATATTGAAATTTGTTATGGGATTCACTCCATATGGTGTTTTTGCTCTTATGGCAACAACAACAGGAAAATATGGAACAGACATATTAGGACCTTTAGGAAAGTTTATAATTACTATTTACATTGGATTAATCATACATGCTTTTGTAGTTTATGGTGGAATGTATCTGGCAGCTTCTGGAAAGAGCCCGATTGCGTTCTATAAGAAAATAGCTCCAGTATGGACTACAAGTTTTGCTACATGTAGTACTGCTGCAACTATACCAGTATCTATAAAAGTTTGTGAAGATGAATTGAAATTGAAAAAAGATATAGCTGGATTTACTATTCCAGTAGGGGCAACAATGAATATGGATGGAAATGGGCTTTGGTATGGAGTCGTAGCAGTGTTTGTATCACAGGTACTGGGAATAGAAATGTCTTTATATCAAATGTTTATAGCTGTATTTACAGGAGTATTGATGACTTTAGGAAGTCCTGGTATCCCTGGTGGAATATTTGTTGCAACAACTATTTTCCTTACAACTTTAGGGCTACCAATAGAATTTGTAGGTCTTTTAGGTGGAATCTTCCGTATAATGGATATGGGAATCACTACTGTAAATGTAGTGGGATCTGTAGTCGTAGCTGCTGTATTAGATGCTGGTGAAAGAAAGAATGAGCAGAGAGAAGCAGTTGAGGAGGGATAA
- a CDS encoding alpha/beta fold hydrolase, whose translation MTENIKGIIQVIHGMSEHKGRYIHFFKYFTEQGYLVFLHEHLHHGNNVAAKEELGIFQSDFPILIREQILYTEKLKREYPNIPFFVFGHSMGSFIAQEHMKTCWNKIDGYIFCGSCYKQPFLWKTGEIASYFLDKIYKNRRASIIKKLVFLNSNSKTKSEYYYNENSWLSRDIEEVKKYCNDKLCDFTYSSTFYTTFFEFLNSLYSEESFKNISRELPIMIVSGDMDPVGKFGKGVAELEKFYNKIGFKDVTCHLYKNARHELHNEINRDEVFNDIEKWLEIRI comes from the coding sequence ATGACAGAAAATATAAAAGGAATTATACAAGTTATACATGGAATGAGTGAACATAAAGGAAGATATATTCACTTCTTTAAATATTTTACAGAACAAGGTTATCTTGTCTTTTTACATGAACATTTACATCATGGAAATAATGTTGCTGCAAAAGAAGAACTGGGTATATTTCAAAGTGATTTTCCTATCTTAATAAGAGAGCAAATATTGTATACTGAAAAATTAAAAAGAGAGTATCCTAATATTCCTTTTTTTGTATTTGGGCACAGTATGGGATCTTTCATTGCACAAGAACATATGAAAACCTGTTGGAATAAAATAGATGGGTATATATTTTGCGGTTCATGTTATAAACAGCCTTTTCTATGGAAAACAGGAGAAATAGCAAGTTATTTTTTAGATAAAATATATAAAAATAGGAGAGCCTCTATAATTAAAAAACTTGTTTTTCTAAATTCCAACAGCAAAACAAAATCTGAATATTATTATAATGAAAATTCATGGCTTTCCAGAGATATTGAAGAAGTTAAAAAATATTGTAATGATAAATTATGTGATTTTACCTACAGTAGTACTTTTTATACTACTTTCTTTGAGTTTTTAAATTCTCTCTATTCAGAAGAATCTTTTAAAAACATATCCAGAGAACTTCCTATAATGATAGTATCAGGAGATATGGATCCTGTGGGAAAATTTGGAAAGGGAGTTGCAGAGCTTGAGAAATTCTACAACAAAATTGGATTTAAAGATGTTACCTGTCATTTGTATAAAAATGCAAGACATGAGCTTCACAATGAAATAAACAGAGATGAAGTATTTAATGATATTGAAAAATGGTTAGAAATTAGAATTTAA
- a CDS encoding mechanosensitive ion channel family protein yields MHALLESFLTDIFTALPGLVIRGLILIVLFIIWPKLLGMILTTYKKTLEKKNVDPLLESFTVSLLKTIAYIALFFVVVSVIGIKATSLVTVLGTAGIAVGLALQGSLSNLAGGVLILFFKQFSKGDYISNNGGIEGTVDQIHILYTTLITTDNKVIVVPNGQLANNAIINYSRKPERRLDMVFSVSYDTSTDKAKELLRQIAENHPAVLKDKAITIRMAKQNASSLDFNFRVWVKSSDYWDTLYDFNEEVKKVFDENGIEIPYQKIDIYNRTEK; encoded by the coding sequence ATGCATGCATTATTAGAAAGTTTTCTTACAGATATTTTTACTGCTCTTCCAGGGTTGGTAATCAGAGGTTTAATTCTGATAGTTTTATTTATAATTTGGCCTAAACTTTTAGGAATGATTTTAACAACTTATAAAAAGACACTTGAGAAGAAAAATGTTGATCCATTACTTGAAAGTTTTACAGTTTCATTACTTAAAACAATTGCCTATATAGCTTTATTCTTTGTGGTAGTCAGTGTAATAGGAATAAAAGCAACATCTCTTGTTACAGTTTTAGGTACAGCAGGTATCGCAGTTGGTTTGGCATTACAGGGAAGTTTATCTAATTTGGCTGGAGGAGTTCTTATCCTTTTCTTCAAACAGTTTTCAAAAGGAGATTATATCTCTAATAATGGGGGAATAGAAGGAACAGTAGACCAGATACATATTCTTTATACTACTCTTATCACAACAGATAATAAAGTGATAGTAGTTCCTAATGGACAGCTTGCAAATAATGCGATAATAAACTATTCTAGAAAACCAGAGAGAAGATTGGACATGGTATTTTCTGTGTCATATGATACTTCAACAGATAAAGCTAAAGAATTATTGAGACAAATAGCAGAAAACCATCCAGCAGTATTAAAGGATAAAGCAATAACAATAAGAATGGCTAAACAAAATGCAAGCTCTCTTGATTTCAATTTCAGAGTTTGGGTGAAAAGTTCAGATTACTGGGATACATTATATGACTTCAATGAAGAGGTAAAAAAAGTCTTTGACGAAAATGGCATAGAAATTCCATATCAGAAAATTGATATATACAATAGAACTGAAAAGTAA
- a CDS encoding aspartate/glutamate racemase family protein: MKEKVVGILGGMGPEATIDLFAKIVEETHAKCDEDHLRIIVDNNPKMPSRQDAIMKGTESPVAAMVATAENLKKAGADFIIIGANTAHYFYDEVASQVDIPFLHIIEEAVKEMMRQVPGIKKVGVMATNAAVKIKLYDKCCAKFGIKVIAAKEEVQNKVHDTIFDFKYNGVTEKNVKDATDCAKYFIENGAEALIMGCTEIPIILKGKSFTVPLIDPNDIIGKVAVAYAKNKYEL, from the coding sequence ATGAAAGAAAAAGTTGTGGGAATATTAGGTGGAATGGGACCAGAAGCTACTATAGATCTTTTTGCCAAAATAGTAGAAGAAACACATGCAAAATGTGATGAAGATCACTTGAGAATAATAGTGGACAATAATCCAAAAATGCCAAGCAGACAGGATGCAATCATGAAAGGGACAGAAAGCCCAGTTGCAGCTATGGTTGCTACAGCAGAAAATTTAAAAAAAGCGGGGGCTGACTTTATAATAATCGGGGCAAATACAGCACATTATTTTTATGACGAAGTTGCCAGTCAGGTAGACATACCATTTCTACATATAATAGAGGAAGCAGTTAAAGAGATGATGCGTCAGGTGCCAGGAATAAAAAAAGTGGGGGTAATGGCAACTAATGCAGCTGTGAAGATTAAATTATATGATAAATGCTGTGCAAAGTTTGGAATAAAAGTAATAGCTGCAAAAGAGGAAGTACAGAATAAAGTACATGATACTATATTTGACTTTAAATACAATGGGGTTACAGAAAAGAATGTAAAAGATGCTACAGATTGTGCTAAATATTTCATAGAAAATGGAGCAGAGGCATTAATAATGGGATGTACAGAAATTCCAATTATATTAAAAGGAAAAAGTTTTACAGTGCCTCTTATAGATCCTAATGATATTATAGGAAAAGTGGCAGTAGCTTACGCAAAAAATAAATACGAATTATAA